One window of the Tetragenococcus koreensis genome contains the following:
- the helD gene encoding RNA polymerase recycling motor HelD, with amino-acid sequence MNERQYEEKHLAQTISLIENEDEMLKNQQKELQKTMQNQLKEVTGNTINTATEESFYESVVEYRQHEHELTLRYQTAEAKEKRMNTLQTMAQTPYFARIDFKEEQETAETLYLGIASLRDKKDDTIIIDWRAPIANLYYEGELGEAYYSANKETFTVDLLLKRQFKIQKGQLLSMVDTSEMINDDFLLDILDETSSPQMKNIVSTIQKAQNRIIRDTTSKYMVIEGIAGSGKTSALLQRIAFLLYHHRNWLDVDQVLLFSPNHLFSDYISMVLPSLGESEVPTQTFTTFLQKLVPNYTIRNAAQEEEQFLSGQDNPIQKLKNGLTVLNQIQPYVASITHFGPIFRDLKINGQTYIKKEQIRKWYKQTNSTLPLYQRIQLLQTKLAKKVSGLQKDEAKKSWVRERAAEKIDDIYENNPDLDDSEEKEKQITKQVKQDLVKKKFHPLTRQVSNYRFINFAKQYVHFLKQLSENTLEEYGISAEKWEKSIQTIRQQMKNKEILQEDALLYFSLLKNIYPVNAEQKARFIFIDEMQDFPPAQAALLKQLFPRASMTLCGDLNQKVFGNETIVNSIDELFNGEEVTRYQLTTSYRSTEEITAFANQFLSQEDQVQTTARNGKKPLIVNSAFQRQAVDWLENDLLDETKQKAQWRTAIIGKTTQECNELYTLLSESTKENSQLITSENEFMKRSIVIIPAYLAKGLEFDRVYAWHVGENFSADDQLIFYTIATRAMHELNVIAFGQNSPLLENIDPKTYQQKDLMAEI; translated from the coding sequence ATGAACGAACGCCAATACGAAGAAAAACATTTAGCTCAGACAATTTCATTAATCGAAAATGAAGATGAAATGTTAAAAAATCAGCAAAAAGAATTACAAAAAACAATGCAAAATCAATTAAAAGAAGTCACTGGAAATACAATTAATACAGCTACTGAAGAATCTTTCTATGAGTCTGTTGTTGAATACCGGCAGCATGAGCATGAATTAACTCTGCGCTATCAAACAGCAGAAGCAAAAGAAAAACGAATGAATACTTTACAGACGATGGCGCAAACGCCTTATTTTGCAAGAATCGATTTTAAAGAAGAACAAGAAACAGCGGAAACATTATATTTAGGGATTGCTTCCTTACGTGATAAAAAAGATGATACCATTATTATCGACTGGCGTGCGCCAATTGCTAATTTATATTATGAAGGCGAGCTAGGCGAAGCTTATTATAGTGCGAATAAAGAAACTTTTACTGTTGATTTATTGTTAAAACGACAGTTTAAAATTCAAAAGGGTCAACTTTTGTCAATGGTAGATACTTCGGAAATGATTAACGATGATTTCTTATTAGATATCCTTGATGAAACATCTTCTCCGCAAATGAAAAATATTGTTTCGACGATTCAAAAAGCACAAAACAGAATTATTCGTGACACAACAAGTAAATATATGGTCATTGAGGGAATTGCAGGTAGCGGCAAAACTTCCGCATTGCTGCAACGTATTGCCTTTTTGCTATACCATCATCGAAACTGGCTCGACGTTGATCAAGTTTTGTTATTTTCGCCCAATCATCTGTTTTCAGACTATATTTCAATGGTGCTACCTTCTCTAGGCGAAAGCGAAGTTCCGACACAAACTTTCACTACTTTTTTGCAAAAATTAGTCCCTAATTATACCATCAGAAATGCAGCCCAAGAAGAAGAGCAATTTTTAAGCGGACAGGATAACCCAATCCAAAAATTGAAGAATGGATTAACTGTACTTAACCAAATTCAGCCTTACGTGGCATCCATTACTCATTTTGGTCCTATCTTCCGTGACTTAAAGATAAATGGACAAACTTATATTAAAAAAGAACAAATCCGCAAATGGTATAAACAGACCAATTCAACATTGCCACTTTATCAACGAATTCAGCTTTTACAAACTAAATTAGCAAAAAAAGTTAGTGGGCTACAAAAAGATGAAGCGAAAAAAAGTTGGGTTAGAGAACGTGCAGCAGAAAAAATTGATGACATTTATGAAAATAACCCTGATCTTGACGATTCAGAGGAAAAAGAAAAACAAATTACCAAACAAGTCAAACAAGATCTTGTAAAAAAGAAGTTTCATCCACTAACCCGTCAAGTATCTAACTATCGATTTATCAATTTTGCCAAGCAATACGTACACTTTTTAAAGCAATTGTCTGAAAACACTTTGGAGGAATATGGAATATCCGCTGAAAAATGGGAGAAAAGCATTCAAACCATTCGTCAGCAAATGAAAAATAAAGAAATATTGCAAGAAGATGCATTGTTGTATTTCTCTCTTTTAAAAAATATTTACCCAGTGAACGCTGAACAAAAAGCTCGCTTTATCTTTATCGATGAAATGCAAGATTTCCCTCCCGCACAAGCGGCGCTATTGAAGCAATTATTCCCTAGGGCTTCAATGACATTATGCGGTGATTTAAATCAAAAAGTTTTTGGTAATGAAACGATTGTTAATTCAATCGATGAATTATTTAATGGAGAAGAAGTCACGCGCTATCAATTAACCACAAGTTATCGTTCAACAGAAGAAATTACTGCCTTTGCTAACCAGTTTCTATCTCAAGAAGATCAAGTACAAACGACTGCAAGGAATGGGAAAAAACCACTTATAGTCAATAGTGCTTTTCAAAGACAAGCTGTCGATTGGCTTGAAAATGATTTACTGGATGAAACGAAACAAAAAGCGCAGTGGCGTACTGCGATTATTGGCAAAACAACGCAAGAATGTAATGAATTATATACCTTGCTTTCAGAATCTACCAAAGAAAACAGCCAATTAATTACTTCTGAAAATGAATTTATGAAACGGTCAATTGTGATCATACCAGCCTATTTAGCAAAAGGGTTAGAATTTGATCGCGTTTATGCTTGGCATGTTGGAGAGAACTTTTCAGCTGATGACCAACTGATATTCTACACCATAGCCACACGTGCTATGCATGAACTAAATGTGATCGCCTTTGGACAAAATAGTCCTTTATTGGAAAATATTGACCCGAAAACCTATCAACAAAAAGATTTGATGGCAGAAATATGA
- a CDS encoding serine hydrolase codes for MTLGFWFGDSATTEQEETVETESTTSQIVATEEPKENEEELENKLQQKGDQWAKEHPNSLEFRVYDLDTEQTYTYTNDEKDKKYKTASIVKVAVAMLLLHEKEEDQEELTDEEEDLLSEMILSSDNEAASSLLDDSLGGYESLQTLFDELDMGGTKVDADNWGNTTTTTKDQMKLLQELYLSSQYLTEESQDYIIDLMSHIDREQSWGVYAGSSNVSLKNGWLDDEMNGINEEWIVSSIGKVTRGDNSYLAVALSDKNPTIEEGSQIIEDLVRISSDYLL; via the coding sequence TTGACGTTGGGATTTTGGTTTGGCGATTCTGCTACGACAGAGCAGGAAGAAACGGTTGAAACTGAAAGTACGACCAGCCAAATAGTTGCAACAGAGGAACCGAAGGAAAATGAAGAGGAACTCGAAAATAAGTTACAACAAAAAGGAGATCAATGGGCTAAAGAGCACCCTAATTCATTAGAATTTAGGGTCTATGATCTTGATACTGAGCAAACCTACACCTATACAAATGACGAAAAAGATAAAAAATATAAAACAGCAAGCATTGTAAAAGTAGCGGTGGCCATGTTGTTATTGCATGAAAAAGAAGAAGACCAAGAAGAACTAACGGATGAAGAAGAAGATCTTTTGTCTGAGATGATTCTAAGCAGCGATAATGAGGCAGCTTCCAGTCTTTTAGATGATTCATTGGGTGGTTATGAGTCGCTACAAACACTTTTTGATGAGCTAGATATGGGTGGCACCAAAGTGGATGCGGATAATTGGGGCAACACCACGACAACTACAAAAGATCAAATGAAGTTACTGCAAGAATTATATTTGTCTTCCCAATATCTGACAGAAGAATCGCAAGATTATATCATTGATTTAATGAGTCATATTGATCGTGAACAAAGTTGGGGTGTCTATGCGGGTTCAAGTAACGTTTCCTTAAAAAATGGTTGGTTAGATGACGAGATGAATGGAATAAATGAGGAATGGATTGTTTCGAGTATTGGAAAGGTAACACGCGGTGATAATAGCTATCTTGCAGTAGCGCTGTCCGATAAAAATCCAACTATTGAAGAGGGTAGCCAAATAATTGAAGATTTAGTGCGGATTTCAAGTGATTATTTATTGTGA
- a CDS encoding carboxylate--amine ligase has protein sequence MKISRKKVVLAVDTKINEQFLPLLLGSDINVYGMARSFHEAYGTISEAHGAGQLAPTKYSKIVNVHTHAGFSESEGFMRVMRELMEQYKDDPRKIILVPCGDGYTELITHNKKELSQRFICPTVDAKTQETLEDKAAFYQTCEKYGIPYPDTLIITKEMVEKASSIKLPFDFPVALKPSDSVEYLDVDFEGRKKAFILYTQEEVDDILAKVYQAGYTSEMICQNFIPGDDSRMRVLNAYVDQNHRVRMMYLGHPLLEDPTPEAVGNYVAIMPDYNEKVFNQMKEFLEKIDYVGFANFDMKYDERDGEYKLFEINLRQGRSSFCVTLGGYNLAKYLVEDYVLETPFTETTYAKGDKLWIGVPEKILKEYIADGPDKDQAMQYLTEKKYGNTLYYKEDMNLKRYLLVKRIFYLYHDRYKKYFRKK, from the coding sequence ATGAAAATTTCTAGAAAGAAAGTGGTCTTAGCTGTGGATACAAAAATAAACGAACAATTTTTGCCTCTTTTATTAGGTAGTGATATTAATGTTTATGGTATGGCACGTTCATTTCATGAAGCGTACGGTACCATTTCAGAAGCACATGGCGCCGGTCAGCTTGCACCAACAAAATATAGTAAAATCGTAAATGTACACACGCATGCTGGTTTTTCTGAATCGGAAGGGTTTATGAGAGTTATGCGTGAATTGATGGAGCAATATAAAGATGATCCGCGCAAGATCATTTTAGTTCCTTGCGGAGATGGGTATACTGAGTTAATCACTCATAATAAAAAAGAGCTGAGCCAACGTTTTATTTGTCCAACGGTGGATGCTAAAACACAAGAAACATTGGAAGATAAAGCTGCATTTTACCAAACTTGTGAAAAATATGGGATACCTTATCCGGATACTTTGATTATTACAAAAGAAATGGTGGAAAAAGCGTCTTCAATAAAGTTACCTTTTGACTTTCCAGTTGCTTTAAAACCTTCAGATAGTGTGGAATACTTGGACGTTGATTTTGAAGGACGTAAAAAGGCGTTTATTTTGTATACCCAAGAAGAAGTGGATGATATTTTAGCCAAAGTATATCAAGCTGGCTATACATCTGAAATGATTTGTCAAAACTTTATTCCAGGTGATGACTCACGGATGCGTGTGTTGAATGCTTACGTTGATCAAAACCATCGTGTACGTATGATGTATTTAGGACATCCTTTGTTAGAAGATCCTACACCGGAAGCGGTGGGGAATTATGTGGCTATTATGCCGGATTATAATGAAAAAGTTTTTAATCAAATGAAAGAATTTTTGGAAAAAATCGACTATGTAGGGTTTGCCAACTTTGATATGAAATACGATGAAAGAGATGGCGAATATAAATTATTTGAAATCAACCTACGTCAAGGCAGAAGTAGCTTTTGTGTTACATTGGGTGGCTATAACTTAGCAAAATATTTAGTCGAGGATTATGTACTAGAAACGCCTTTTACCGAAACTACCTATGCTAAAGGTGATAAACTATGGATTGGCGTACCGGAAAAAATCTTAAAGGAATATATTGCAGACGGTCCTGACAAAGATCAGGCTATGCAATATTTAACAGAAAAAAAATATGGGAATACTTTGTACTATAAAGAAGATATGAATTTAAAACGCTATTTGCTTGTCAAACGGATCTTTTATTTATATCATGATAGATACAAAAAATATTTTAGAAAGAAATAG
- a CDS encoding aspartate/glutamate racemase family protein, which produces MKNFFTVLGGMGTLATESFIHILNERTPIHSDQDYLNYLLVNHATVPDRTDFILGKSKEDPSSAIKEDIQQYAALNPEFFVLTCNTAHHFFDELQQATDIPILHMPRLAVEVANQKFAKKSGKTRVGLLATEGTIQTKVYENELEKFDNLEVILPSKTLQQDVTNLIYRDVKENHFCNEELFYQILQQMSEEFSCDVMVLGCTELSLVQEATQNKKYPVVDAQSELANETIRRALKNRI; this is translated from the coding sequence ATGAAAAATTTTTTCACAGTTCTGGGTGGCATGGGAACGTTAGCCACAGAAAGTTTTATACACATATTAAATGAACGGACACCTATCCATTCTGACCAAGATTATCTAAATTATCTTTTAGTGAATCATGCGACTGTTCCGGATCGCACAGATTTTATTTTAGGAAAATCAAAAGAGGATCCTTCTAGTGCGATAAAAGAAGATATCCAACAGTACGCTGCACTGAATCCGGAATTTTTCGTGCTAACTTGTAATACTGCCCATCATTTTTTTGATGAATTACAACAAGCAACGGATATTCCTATTTTACACATGCCACGTCTTGCTGTAGAAGTAGCCAACCAAAAATTTGCTAAAAAGTCAGGTAAAACACGTGTTGGTTTATTGGCAACAGAAGGAACCATTCAGACGAAAGTCTATGAAAATGAGTTGGAAAAGTTTGATAACTTAGAAGTTATTTTACCAAGTAAAACGTTACAACAAGACGTTACGAATTTAATTTATCGGGATGTCAAAGAGAATCATTTTTGTAATGAAGAATTATTTTATCAAATCTTGCAACAAATGTCAGAAGAGTTTTCCTGTGATGTTATGGTTTTGGGCTGTACTGAATTATCATTGGTACAAGAAGCTACTCAAAATAAAAAGTATCCAGTAGTTGATGCGCAGTCAGAATTAGCGAATGAAACCATTCGCCGTGCTTTAAAAAATCGAATTTAA
- a CDS encoding GNAT family N-acetyltransferase: MGTISASVADQAAKTAEIGYCIGQNWWNNGYASETLSKVIAFLFEKNGFERIEAFYDADNPASGKVMQKAGMVYEGTLRQRLVNNRGIVDEVCYATLKKDYLSQKAEKQIYQFLKKMSIPYELLQHKPVYTVSEIDFDVSGSKVKNLFLKGKKNYFLIVLPENKRAPLKMIAQEVEERHLSFASEKKLSQFLHSVNGAVSPLGLLFDTGKNVQLIIDRQIDPKEKIGFHPNRNDKTLMFNFVDFLTFLKKINHSPKYIDT, encoded by the coding sequence ATTGGTACTATCTCAGCGAGCGTTGCTGATCAAGCAGCCAAAACAGCCGAAATTGGCTATTGTATCGGCCAAAATTGGTGGAACAACGGCTATGCCAGCGAAACTTTGTCAAAAGTGATCGCTTTTCTATTTGAGAAAAATGGTTTTGAACGAATTGAAGCCTTTTACGATGCCGATAATCCCGCGTCCGGAAAAGTAATGCAAAAAGCAGGAATGGTTTATGAAGGCACTTTGCGCCAACGACTCGTTAATAATCGTGGAATCGTAGATGAGGTATGTTACGCTACCCTAAAAAAAGATTATCTTAGCCAAAAAGCCGAAAAACAGATTTACCAATTTTTAAAAAAAATGTCGATTCCTTATGAGTTGTTACAACATAAACCAGTTTACACCGTATCAGAAATTGATTTTGACGTTTCCGGCAGCAAAGTAAAGAATCTATTTTTAAAAGGAAAAAAAAATTATTTTTTAATCGTCTTGCCAGAAAATAAACGAGCACCATTAAAAATGATTGCGCAAGAAGTCGAAGAAAGACACCTCTCCTTTGCCTCCGAGAAAAAATTGAGTCAATTTTTGCACTCGGTCAATGGCGCAGTTTCTCCACTAGGACTGTTATTTGACACAGGAAAAAATGTTCAATTGATTATTGACCGACAGATCGATCCTAAAGAAAAAATCGGTTTTCATCCTAATAGAAACGATAAGACATTGATGTTTAATTTCGTTGATTTTCTTACTTTTCTTAAAAAAATCAATCATTCACCAAAATACATAGACACATAA